The nucleotide sequence GTTTTTGGTACAAGTTTATCTATATTTACAAGAAGCAAGATGGTATTTTTTATAAGTATTATTGTTATATTTTTAGTTGGATTATCGAGAATATATTTGGGTCTTCATTGGCCTATAGATGTTTTAGGTGGAATTATATTAGCTATTATAGTTTCTATAATTTTAAATGAAGTGTTAATAAAACTTGATATATTTAAGACTAATATATTTATAGGAAGTTTGGTTTTAATATTATTTTTAGGGATATTCCTTGTTGGTAATAATGTTATAGGAGTTGATTATTATAAAACTATGGGAATATTTATAGGAGTTTTTTTGGGGCATTTATTTGAATATAGATATGTGAATTTTTCTCCTGAAGCAAGTAATGTAGATAATGTAATGAAGATTATAATAGGTGCATCTACAACAATACTATTATTTGTAGTTCTTAATTACATATTTAAAATGTTTTATTTACCATTATTTTTTTATGTTATAAAGTATCTAATATTAGGATTTTGGATGTTTGGAGCTATTCCTCTTATTTTCAAATTAAGTAATCTTTATTATAAGGAAGCTTATGAAATAACAAATACTAAATATAGAAAATAAAAACAGCTTAGAAATTTGTTCTAAGCTGTTTTTTATAATACCTTACTTAAAAATTCTTTAGCACGATCGCTTTTTGTATTATTGAAAAATTCGTTTGGTGAATTTTCTTCGATTATTTTTCCATCATCCATGAAAACTATTTTATTTGATACCTCTTTTGCAAAGTTTATTTCATGGGTAACTATAACCATAGTCATACCTTCATTAGCAAGTTCACGCATGACGTAAAGAACTTCTTTAACCATTTCTGGATCTAATGCAGAAGTAGGTTCATCAAATAATAATACATTTGGTTTATTTGCAAGAGATCTTGCTATTGCAATTCTTTGTTTTTGCCCACCAGATAATTTTGATGGATAAATATCTTTTTTGTCGACTAATCCTACTTTTTCAAGTAAATTTATTGCTAGTTTATTGGCTTCTTCTCTAGGTATATTTTTAACCTTAATAGGTCCTAAGGTTATATTTTCAAGCACAGTCATATGTGGAAATAAGTTAAAGTGTTGAAAAACCATTCCCATATTTTCTCTAATTTTATTTATATTAGTTTTTTGTATATTAGTATTTTGAAAAATAATTTCTCCACTAGTGGGTATTTCTAGTAAATTCATACATCTTAGTAAAGTGCTCTTTCCAGAACCGCTTGGACCAATAATAGATATGACATCACCTTTTTTTATGTTGTATGAAATATCTTTAAGTACATGATGTTTGCCAAAATATTTATTTAAATTTTTAATTTGAATCATTATCTCTATTTAATTTCCTTTCAAAATAATGTATAAATTTTGATAAAGTAAATGTTATTACTAAATATATTAGTG is from Candidatus Arthromitus sp. SFB-rat-Yit and encodes:
- a CDS encoding amino acid ABC transporter ATP-binding protein, with amino-acid sequence MIQIKNLNKYFGKHHVLKDISYNIKKGDVISIIGPSGSGKSTLLRCMNLLEIPTSGEIIFQNTNIQKTNINKIRENMGMVFQHFNLFPHMTVLENITLGPIKVKNIPREEANKLAINLLEKVGLVDKKDIYPSKLSGGQKQRIAIARSLANKPNVLLFDEPTSALDPEMVKEVLYVMRELANEGMTMVIVTHEINFAKEVSNKIVFMDDGKIIEENSPNEFFNNTKSDRAKEFLSKVL
- a CDS encoding phosphatase PAP2 family protein — translated: MELIHFLQSFSSDILNFIMLIITSLGSFYIPVFVICIIYWCYNKDIGFKLAIIMSCSGVLNNIVKNLVQSPRPIGVDGIESVGEFSATGYSFPSGHTQNITVFGTSLSIFTRSKMVFFISIIVIFLVGLSRIYLGLHWPIDVLGGIILAIIVSIILNEVLIKLDIFKTNIFIGSLVLILFLGIFLVGNNVIGVDYYKTMGIFIGVFLGHLFEYRYVNFSPEASNVDNVMKIIIGASTTILLFVVLNYIFKMFYLPLFFYVIKYLILGFWMFGAIPLIFKLSNLYYKEAYEITNTKYRK